The genomic region GTAAAAACCTCAGGATAGAATTGAGAGAGAGATGTAGCAATGAGAACGGACGTAAAGAAGGTGCAGTCTGAGTATGCCAACTTAACAAGAACATTGACTAAACTTGAATATCAAATAAGCCAACTAATGAGCATGATGGgtaacatcaaaatacaaattgACACAGGTATTCCCATGAATATAGAAAATAATCCTCGTAGGGAAGATAAGAAGCATGTGAAAGCAATAGTGCTCCAATCGGGCAAAGTGCTAAGTAGTTTAGAAAACCATACTCAGGAGGTAAACATGAAGAATACTGGTGATCTTCAAGAAAGACCTTTAGAGGCTAAAGAAGAACCAGAGCCAGAGGAGGAAATTGCATCGGCAGCTAAACCAGAGAAAAAAATGACAAAAAGATTCTATTGTTGCAAAGATCTCGTTCCCTTCAAGActagaagaaaaacaaaagtagGTTGAAGATGAGTTTGTAAGTTTTCTAaacttgttcaaaacattaaacGCTAACTTACCTTTAATTGAGCTAATTAAGAAAGTTCTTAAGTACTCcaagtttttaaaagaaaatatgtcTAGACATAAGAAAATTAAGGTAGATGAACAAGTTAATATAAGTGCTTCAGGTAGTGTTATTATTCCAAAACAGGTTCCCAAAAAATTAAAAGACCcgagaagttttactattcctatAGAGATAGGGAACAATCATTTTAATAGAGCTCTATGTGACCTGAGAGCTAGTGTTAATTTAATGCCTCtatctatttttgaaaaacttAGGTTAGGGGTCTTAAAAAAACTTAGATAACACTGCAATTGTCTAACAGATCTTCAATACATCCGAAAGGTGTATTGGAAGATGTGTTAGTCAAAGTATGCAACTTTATCATCCCAATAGACTTTGTGGTTCTAGATTTTGAAGAAGATCGAGAGACATCGATCTTATTAGGTAGACCTTTTCTGGCCACTTTTAGGTccaccattgattttaaaaaaatgaattaaCCATGAAAATCAATGGTgagactaaaatttttaaatgtggTCATCAGACAAGTAAGGAAGGGAGAAGGGAGTTAGGAGAACAGTGtaatgaattatttgtttctaacATTCTCAAGTCAAAAGACACACTTCCTTTAATTCATACAAGTCGAAAAAATAGGTTTAATGAAAAGAATAAGCGGGCAAATGTGGAATGGCATGACGGATGATGAACTAATATTGATAGAACTGAAAGATCGTCCATTTGTGAATTAATGATACTATTGGAAAAATCCGGTAGTAAGActtaaattatttgaattgttATTTCACTTTTGCAAATTATTGTATATTTAGCTAACTGTTTagtattgattttaattttttatcaacTTGATCTTTTATAAAAACCTTAATGCTCTAGAAATTGGAATTTTGGGTGAAAACAGAACCGATGTCGCAACACGGTAGTCCGGTGTCGCAACACCAAGGACAGAACCAACGAGATTGGGAAAATCACTTCGATGTCGCAACACAGACTTTGTGTGTCGCAACATTAAAGCCAGTACACCCAAGAATTCAAAAATCTAGAGTGTGTCGCAACATCAAACCCTGGTGTTATGACAATGGTAAACTGCCAGGGATGTTGAGACACGAAACCCCTGTTTCGCGACATCGCTGCAATTTTCTGTAGGGTTGACTTGACCCATTCACACAACTTGGTGGATTAAAACTCACTTTACCTGATTTTTAACTATTAAAAAACCTATTTTAACCTAAATACATACTATACCCTTAGTTAAAATATCTTTCAACTCCCTTAATTTCTCAAAACCTCTTAAACCGCTTAAACCCTAAAAtttactcttttatttttctttttcatttgctTGGAAAGTTTTCTTCTTTCAATCATACTTGGTGCCACAAAGGACGAGAACACTCAAGGGAACAATAGGCACTACACAAATCGAGGAATACAATAATTTCCACAAGGTTAAGGGTTTTTAAGTTGAACTTCTACTATTCCATTGAATTTCTTTACTTGATAATTTGCTTTAGTTTTTAGTTTAATGATAATGCCTTCTATAAAAGTTAGACGAACTAATGAATTAGAGCCATCAACGGTTAAAAATCCCTCTAGTTTTGAGAACTTGaatgttgaaaaatattttaacgaACTTTAAGAGAAGACATTCATTCAAGAAAGGGGATTTGATCCGTCAATGATCAGCTGTAAGGAGATATgacctctattttggtataatagATGGGAACATTTTTGGACAATCTTGAAAGATATTGTTATAGTTCTGATAGTTCAAGAATTTTATGCATCTTTGTAGGACACGAGTTTAGAAATACTGACAACCATATATGGGATATTATATTTGTGCAAGGGATAGAAGTTAAAGTAACCCTTTTatctatttataatttttatgatgcTCTATTCTATGACCAAGATTTTATCGGTGAAATTGATTTGGAATACTTTAGGGACATAAATATGGacaatattataaattaattaacagAGGGAATTGGTGAATAGAAATACCGCCTAGGTACTAGTACCCCAACCTCCTTTAATCAAGCTATCATGTTCCCAGAGGCCAAAATGATGATTCAATTTGTGTACATGAATAGTCATTGCTTCAAATGTATCTAACATTAATACATTTCGAGCAATTTTACCATATGCTATTTTGTAAAAAAAGTAGGTGTGTATTGGAAAGTTGATCCATCAAAACATGAAGAAATGTATTAGTGGCCAGAAAGTGGGAGTGTTCTTTCCCTACTTAGTGACGACATTATGCAAAAGAGTAGGCATTCCTATGGTATTCATCAAGCAGTTGCTGAAACCATCTCGGAGCATTATTGGCGATACTTTATTCCAGCAGTACGTAGAAttttgagccaaacaaataaaaGATTGGAACAAATGATAGCAAGAAGTGACGACTACACCAGCTTCGTCACAAGGGTTGACTCAAGCTTAACAAGAAGTCGGCGAGAGTGGTCATTCTAAACTGGATTGGATGATATAATGGATGAAGGAGTCAGGGCCAATATTTGAAGAATTTGCAAGACAAAACAATATTAAGGTCCCTAACTACGCGCCAGACATGTTTGAGCCATTTCTATTCATTtaatgttcatttgattcaatatgAAATTTATTTATAGTTTTAACGAGCTAGTGAATGGACCGGTTGAACATATTCAATTGGGgctcaaattatttataattaagtttcaacttTTCGCCTATTCATTATGACACTATAAAGAAAATTCTCAACTTTTTTTAAGAAGTAATAGGGTAAGAGGTTAACCACTCAAAATCATCAATTTTCTTCTCCCCTAATATGTACATGAGTCTAAAGCGCCATATTCAACATTATTTGGAAGTTGTCTTCATAAATCGCCAAGGTAATTATCTCTCTTCCTACTATTTGGGGTTGAAATAAATCAGAAGCATTCAACTTCGTCCTTAAACGAGTGCAATCAAAAGTTTAAAAATGGAAAGTAAGACTTCTATCTCAAAAGGGAAGGGAAATTCTTATTAAAATGGTTGTTTTATCTAGTCTTATCTTCGTCATACATTATTTCAAGCTTCTTGCTTCAATGTGCAATGAACTTAGCACCCTTATAAGTGGGTTTTGGTGAGGTGGAACATATAAAAACCATTGTAAAACTCTTTGGATGAGGTGGCTTAAATTGAAAAGGAAAAAAGTGATAAAGACATGGATTTCAAAAACTTTCATGATATTAACACAATTGTTCTAATGAATCAATAATGGCAATTGCTTAAAGATCTAAATATTTATTGGGAACAATTTGTGAAGGAGATTTActttcattcttcttctccaaTTAGCACGCCACCATCTCGAGCCCCATTGTAGGCTTGGAATAGTCTCAACGAGGGAATTATGCTTATTAAGAATGACTTTCGATAGAATATGGGGAATGGTAATCTTATTTCTATTTGGGTGGATAAATGGATCCCATCACTTCCTAACTTCCAAGTCTCTTTTGCCCCCACCTTCGAATCATGGTTTTCACTTGGTTAAACATCTCTCCTCGAATAATGAAAGAGAAATGTGAATTGAAACATTCAACTCTTTCTTCAACACTTATGGGGTAGAGGTAATCAAACAGATAACGATTGGgccttttttttttatagatttacTTATTTGGCATCATTAAAAAAATAGTCAATTATCATCAAATTGGGTTATCATCTTCTTAGAAAATCTTATGAAGACTTCTCTTATGATGTTAGTTGTTCAAATTGAACTTGAAAGAAAAAAGAACGAGcttcaatttgaaattttaaatttctccCCAAAAACCAAGCACtttatatgatgcacttttctcAATGCGGCCGCTTCTAATGAAAATCTAGTTAGAAGGTATTGAAGTCTCTCATCCTCTTGCCCTCAATGCAATGAATAATCTAAATCTCTcgagtacattttattcttttacCCTTTTGCCTATGAAACATGGTAAGCTTCGCTTTTTCGTTATGACTCGAATCTTGTAGGTTTTCCATTCTTTGCACAATGTTGGATCTCTATTCAAGACAAGTGTGTATCATCAAATTCTATTCTTTGCCCTAATCTTGTTACCTTCATTTTCTAAGTGATTTGGAAGGCCCGTGACATTAgaatcttcaaaaaaaaaaatcaaaaaactcAATTCAAGTTTGAAATAGAGCCTTCCAAggttattctttttttttttaattcgaaAAATCCCCCAAAAGCATGGGTCAGCCTCCCTCAATCTCAAGATTTTACTTAAATTCTATCAGAAGATAGCTTAAAGATTAATTATGATGGAACTTTCTCTTCCActttttgaaaagtcaaaatagCTTCCCTAACTTGTGATCATCATAGATATATACTTGTTGGAGCCAACACTCTAATATCTTCTTCCTCGATATTAGCAGCTAAACCCTATACTTTAAGGCTTGGCTTAAAACTTCTACATGATCACCAATGGCAACAAGTCATCATGGAATCTGAAAACAAGCTTTGCACTAGCACATTGGGTAGAGATTTGGAACATATTTGAGAGTCTTCGACAATATTAACAAACATTCTTTACTTTGTTCCCAGTGATTATaatagttattttttattttcacttaGGAATAAGAAAGTGGGTTGTGGTTGGGTTGCTAAATGATCTTTATATGGGGCTTGCCCGTTGGATTGGATCCACAACCCTAAAGTTACAAGATCTCCTATAGTTTGCTCTTTCATAATGAATgtatgtgtttaaaagatgtaAATTCACTTTTATTTTCATGGAAAgtcttaataataatataaattaatcattttaacttttattcaaacttaaatgatttttttttaaattttatcataaattaattttaaatcttTTACATAAAAATTAGGTGTTCATTGATAAACAAAAAATCAAGTGCTAAAAGACTAAATATAGAATTTCTAGTACAAAATTGTATAACTATTGCATTTACATTATAAAACTATTTgttatttaataaaaatcaagtattgaatataattttgttgtttgacaataatatttaatttttgaaatgacttatttcataattttaatcttactaatatcatattttataatatttgagtagttttggataaaaataaatataataaattgaaagtttgattttttaaAAGCAAAAGTAAATAGataatttattttgaatatattttttaaatcaaCTTAGGtgttgtttgatcaactaaaaattAAGTCTTGATTGAAGTTATAAAATCTATTTAGTATATTTCTTAAAATtaagtaagaaatataattagaTTTTTGATAACTATCAACATATTTAAGTTATTCAACACTTCTTTAAGGTGAGGGATAGGGTCACTTAGGATTGAACCCAAGCTTTCTCCCATGCCTCATGACGTATACGTTATTGTCAACATtttagtttaaaaattttaattaagtaaatatttattatggTTATCAAacaaatgtaaaaaaaattattttcaaaattttcaacatttaattatttaattgtgTTTGATAGCTATATTAACATTttacttaatataaaattttcagcaaaaatTGTTGAATATGATAAGTAAGTAGACAACTACTTATCACTTATTGTTGAAAATATTAAgttgattttatttaaaaaatatttttgaaataaactatttccccattttattaaaaattaaaatattcaaattcttatttttaacttttatccAAAACATTCTGTTAGGAAGGGAGGGTGAATTGATATTTTCCTTTAAAATTCgacaaacttttctaaatgatAAGAAAATGGAACAAAAGCTTGTATAATTCGATTTATAGTAGTTCGATCCTAATTTACTATACTTGAACTATTACCTTTCAAAGAAAATGTATAACCTTTACAATCACTATTTTTTCACAAGACTAAGATATAACCTTCCCCCTAGTTTTTGTGGTAAACTAGAACCATCTAGCTTTTACAAAGCTCAACTATAACTCTTAACAAATTACGTAAGGTTTTATACCTCAAAAACCTTAAATATCTTTTAGCAAGTACAAAGGAAAAATTTAAGCAATGAAGACCTCTCAAAAGTGTGTGTATTTACAAGTGCTAAGCTTTCTCAAAGAATTGAAATGAGAATAATAAATAGATTTAACAATAAGTATCTAAAGAGATATCTACAAGAGAAAAAGGAGAAATAAAGAATTTGAGGTTTTTCACTTAATTACAAAACTTGGATGTTCTTCTTTTGTGTCCTCAAGTGTTATTGACTTGAATATATACCCTCTAACTTATTTTTGGATGTTTGGAGCCGTTGTAGGGAGTTTATAGTTATAGGGAGCatttatttcatgcatttaatgTAACCTGCAACAGTGTGTCTCAAAATACAAACCCCTTGTCTCAGGATAGGAAGAACAAAATATGACTATTAGAGCTAGAGGTCTCAAGACACAAATGACTTGTCTCAAGACAATTTGCTTTGTGTCTCAAAATAATCTATCGTATGTCTCAAGATAAGGCTCCCTTGAAATTTACCTTTGCTTCGGTGTTGGCTTTGTCTCGAGACAAGGTTCTTTTGAAGCATTTTTAGCTTCGATGTTGGTCTATCTTGAGACAATATTGGAAACCTTTAAAAATTTGGTTTAGAAACATTTTAAAGGACATGGGAGTTCTCAATAAACTTTTATAAAAAGCTTAAATAATTTAGAAACTTTATTTTTGAGTTTGTAACacttgaaaatatatttagataaGATTGAAAAATTTATGCAAATTTGATTAAgagattttataataaaatttattatatcaaaaCAACTGAAAATCAAAACTAacacatttaaaataaaataaaaatactatattaataagattaaaattataaaataataaattttaaaaaaatcaaaatttactaTTATCAAACAAAATTAatcaaataattttataatataaattcaatacTTGTAAAATTCAATCTATACATCTAAATAAACATTTATGTGCAAATAAATCTTTTAACTTTTTAATATGATTgtaataacttttaaaattttaatttatacttaTACAAGACATTTTAGAAAAAAAGTATAAAAACCtaattaaaaaaggaaaaaggttttttttttttaatgtcatTGTCTCCATTTATGCCGAGCATTGCATTTAAGTCTCCTATTTGGCACTGGCTCACATTTATTAATCAGCCATTATCACCCACAAAAGTAATTTCCAATGCCCCTTTCCTCGACCTCCATTGTCCTCTAACCACTCAAACATCCCATCTTTGACTCCTCCCTCTTCTTTAACTCCgtcatcttaaaaaaaaaaaaaagtggataGTTGAACTGCTATTGAGATTTTCTTTTTTCTCCCCAACCCTGTCTTATCTTGGTTGCTACCTGCCTCCTGCATGAAACAGAAACAGAGTTCCCTTTCTTGTTTCTCACTGTTGCGATGAAGTATATCCGGACCAACAGCTTGAAACGGTTATTCTCATTAAAAAGACGCAGTTTCGAAGAAGGTGGTGCCAACCAACATGGGGTTTTCGAAGAAGACAACAACAATGATAGTTTTAAGATTGCTTCTGTTGCAGAGCGTTCTCAGCGACCTTCCTGGCGAAGCTTCTCCTTTGAAGAAATTTTTGTTGCCACCAATGCTTTTAGCTCAGGTTTGttcaagtattttttttttcttgggtTCAAATTTTTGTATTTCCTTGTGGATGGCTTAACATCTTCCATTTGATTATATGTGAATAAACAGAGAATTTGGTAGGGAAAGGAGGGTATGCAGAGGTATACAAAGGAGTACTAAAGGACGGGGAAGAGATTGCAGTGAAGAGACTAACAAAAACTTGTAATGATGAAAGGAAAGAGAAGGATTTCTTGACAGAAATTGGAACTATTGGTCATGTTTGCCATCCAAATGTATTGTCACTTTTAGGGTGTTGTATCGACAATGGCCTTTATCTCATCTTTGAGTTCTCCTCCAGAGGGTCCGTTGCTTCTCTTCTTCATGGTACAAAATGCCAAATTTTGGTTTTCTCGATTCTCCCCCATAGATTGAAATGTTTCACATATCTGGGTTTCATTTAGTATCAGTTGTATGTTCTTCATTGAGATCTTGTTGATGCAGATGCGAATTTGCCACCAATGGATTGGAAAACAAGATATAAGATAGCAATTGGTACTGCCAGAGGACTCTATTACTTGCATAAAGTGTGCAAAAGAAGGATAATTCACCGTGACATTAAGTCTTCAAATATTCTATTGACTGCAGATTTTGAACCTCAGGTACCTATATCAAAATAAGCTCTGGTTGTTCACCGTAGTGATTTGAGTTTGACCTTTCTTTTCGGAattcatgttttaatttagatATCAGATTTTGGACTAGCAAAATGGCTTCCTTCTCAATGGACACACCATTCTATTGCTCCAATTGAAGGGACATTTGGGTACCCTATTCAACAACCCTTTTTCTctgttattttcttttatttaggtCAGAATTAAAATAAGATGTAAAGGTGATGCAGGCATTTAGCACCCGAGTACTTCATGCATGGAACAGTGGATGAGAAAACAGATGTGTTTGCCTTTGGAGTTTTCTTGTTAGAGATGATTTCAGGGAGGAAACCAGTTGACGCCTCTCACCAAAGCTTGCACTGCTGGGTAATGCTAATACATgccaattttgaaaaaaaaaagaaaaaacgaaAAAAGTAATGGATGAGATTCCTTGTTTAACTTTCGAAACTCAACAGGCAAAACCACTGTTGAAACGTGAAGAGATGGAAAAATTGGTAGATCCAAGGCTTGGAGGATCCTACGATATTTCACAGCTAAAGAGTCTTGCATTCACGGCATCCCTCTGCATTCGAGCCTCTTCAGCCTGGCGTCCCACCATGaatgaggtattttatctgctatTCCTGCTATCACCAATCATCCAAGATAACCAACAAATTCAATTacttccacatatatttattatatataggATGATATAATTTTCAAACCAGCTATTGCTTCAATCAATACCCACCTGTCTAGTTGTGTTTTGAGACCCAAGGTTTTTTACGCATGCAATATTTTTCTGCCAACTTGTCAAATATCTTTTTTAAATTTCGTGTCACTCTCTTAATCGgctgaaattataaaataaaaaaaatcaatatttttataaagtaaTCAAAGCAACatttgattttttattaaattattaggtAAATTTTTTCACACTAATAACGATCATTAAATTATAATAGGGGGGTATTTAAAAACACCAATTATGTGAATATAATACAATCGTGACAGCTGTCGTCTTCTCAACCTTTTGGATGTTTGCCTGTAAATGAATTTGGACATCCTTTTCACCAGCGTGGAATACAATTTGAACACTCTTTGATTTGACGATATTGGGTGGTGTAGATGAGGAAGTCCAgccttttaccattttgtccctttttttctCCATAGTTTAGATTATTTGGTTAGAAATTTTAGGATTTCTTCTTCATCAGTACATTTGTTTATGTCTTAATGTCAAATTTACCAACCaaaatcttcttcttcttcttttttaacgGTAATTCATAGGTATTGGAAGTTCTTATGGAAGGGGAAACTGATAAAGAGAGGTGGAGAATGCCAGAAGAAGAGGAACAAGAAGAATTCTGGGGCTTTGAGGATCTTGAATATGAATGTCACACTTCTTTCTCACTTTCACCTGGTGATTCTCTCTCGACTGCAAGTTCTTTgagggaaaaaaattaaaataatccaaaatcatAAACAAAATTTTAACCACTGCTATAAATTGTCTTCATGTaaatataaatatctattttgcaGTTATGAATATAATATTTAGCGTGAATTGTGGCAAGAAACCTTCCATTTCAATATTAGATGCCTATTGGACCTACTAACTTTGTTGGATTTAGGTTGAGTTGTGAGTAACTTAGGTTTAAAGTTTTGAGTTGTATGAAAAAAATATATGggtaaattatatcattaattattaaattatgggtaagttttcattttggttatttaattttaaaaaattataatttaatcattaaactattcaaaaattttcatttaagtcactgaaaTGTTAAAATTCATGTTATAGGCTTTCTATGTTCGCATAGTCTACACTAATCTTTT from Gossypium arboreum isolate Shixiya-1 chromosome 1, ASM2569848v2, whole genome shotgun sequence harbors:
- the LOC108480997 gene encoding probable receptor-like serine/threonine-protein kinase At5g57670 translates to MKYIRTNSLKRLFSLKRRSFEEGGANQHGVFEEDNNNDSFKIASVAERSQRPSWRSFSFEEIFVATNAFSSENLVGKGGYAEVYKGVLKDGEEIAVKRLTKTCNDERKEKDFLTEIGTIGHVCHPNVLSLLGCCIDNGLYLIFEFSSRGSVASLLHDANLPPMDWKTRYKIAIGTARGLYYLHKVCKRRIIHRDIKSSNILLTADFEPQISDFGLAKWLPSQWTHHSIAPIEGTFGHLAPEYFMHGTVDEKTDVFAFGVFLLEMISGRKPVDASHQSLHCWAKPLLKREEMEKLVDPRLGGSYDISQLKSLAFTASLCIRASSAWRPTMNEVLEVLMEGETDKERWRMPEEEEQEEFWGFEDLEYECHTSFSLSPGDSLSTASSLREKN